In Mytilus edulis chromosome 6, xbMytEdul2.2, whole genome shotgun sequence, the following proteins share a genomic window:
- the LOC139528349 gene encoding cell cycle checkpoint protein RAD1-like, whose protein sequence is MALSTQQPENDDRYVLLAKIDNARNVSNILKAIHFKESATVFASSMGFKVTVEDSKCVQANAFIQEALFHEFVMKEDQITFKINLTVLLECLTIFGGTPGESTSLKMCYAGYGCPLILVLEEDGVLTDCSIKTLEPDEILDFNFCSTNVINKIIMKSECLKEAFSELDMSSDILQFLMSPDSPHFRLSTFGNAGSTHSDFPKESDMMESFQCTQTQTNRYKISLLKPSVKALALSTRVSIRTDNRGFLSLQFMIKNEDGQVCFVEFYCAPDEDVDEGPEP, encoded by the exons ATGGCACTTTCAACGCAACAGCCTGAAAATGATGATAGATATGTACTTTTAGCTAAAATAGACAATGCGAGAAATGTATCGAACATTCTGAAAGCCATTCATTTTAAAGAG TCAGCAACAGTGTTTGCCAGTTCTATGGGATTTAAGGTGACAGTTGAAGATTCTAAGTGTGTACAGGCCAATGCCTTTATTCAGGAAGCTCTGTTCCACGAATTTGTGATGAAAGAAGACCAGATCACCTTTAAAATCAATCTAACAGTGCTACTG GAATGCCTGACAATATTTGGTGGGACACCAGGAGAAAGTACCAGTCTGAAGATGTGTTATGCTGGCTATGGATGTCCTCTTATCCTTGT TTTAGAAGAAGATGGTGTTCTGACAGACTGCAGTATTAAGACTTTAGAACCTGATGAGATCTTAGACTTCAACTTCTGTAGCACAAAtgttatcaataaaattattatgaAG TCAGAATGTTTGAAGGAAGCATTCAGTGAGTTAGACATGAGCAGTGATATACTACAGTTCCTGATGTCACCCGACTCTCCACACTTCAGATTGTCTACCTTTGGTAATGCTGGTAGTACACAT TCAGATTTTCCTAAGGAATCAGACATGATGGAATCATTCCAGTGTACACAGACACAAACAAacag gtataagatatctttattGAAGCCTTCGGTCAAAGCACTAGCACTATCCACAAGAGTATCCATCAGAACAGATAATAGAGGATTCCTCTCATTACAGTTTATGATCAAGAATGAAGATGGACAAGTCTGCTTTGTAGAATTTTAT tgtgCACCAGATGAAGATGTAGACGAAGGACCTGAACCATAG